A single region of the Changchengzhania lutea genome encodes:
- a CDS encoding exo-beta-N-acetylmuramidase NamZ family protein, with product MKYAIILIVFALFSCNSNSEKKTTPNNEVVKEVKNDSLIMVGANQTEGYLSKLKGKTVGIAANQTSVIFKGNTSDDYTHLVDSLLSLKINMSKVFAPEHGFRGKADAGEHITDGVDLETNLPIVSLYGVNSKPSKKNLEDIDVMLFDIQDVGVRFYTYLSTLHYIMEACAELNIPVIVLDRPNPNGHYIDGPMLEEDVKSFVGMHPVPIVYGMTIGEYAKMINGEKWLENGIQCDLTVVALKNYMHDSEYDLPIIPSPNLPNATSINLYPSLCFFEGTNVSCGRGTEMQFQIFGAPFLPEQSFDFSFTPQPNFGAKTPKYQGQLCFGRNLTQTKKLSEVNLSWLMEAYKLAPQKEIFFNKFFAKLAGTKKLQKQIENDLSIEEIRETWQSGLNTFSKVREKYLLYN from the coding sequence ATGAAATACGCAATTATTTTAATTGTTTTTGCTTTGTTTTCGTGCAATTCAAATTCAGAAAAAAAGACAACTCCTAATAATGAGGTTGTAAAAGAAGTTAAAAATGATAGCCTAATTATGGTTGGTGCAAATCAAACCGAAGGGTATCTTTCTAAGTTAAAGGGTAAGACTGTCGGTATTGCCGCTAATCAAACGAGTGTTATTTTTAAGGGAAATACAAGTGACGACTACACGCACTTGGTAGATTCTTTACTTTCATTGAAAATAAATATGTCCAAAGTATTTGCGCCAGAACACGGATTTCGTGGTAAGGCTGATGCAGGTGAACACATAACCGATGGTGTAGATTTAGAAACCAATTTACCTATTGTGTCACTTTACGGCGTTAACAGTAAGCCCTCAAAGAAAAACCTAGAAGATATAGATGTAATGCTATTTGATATTCAAGATGTTGGGGTCCGTTTTTACACCTACCTTTCCACACTTCATTATATTATGGAAGCTTGTGCTGAACTAAATATTCCCGTTATAGTTTTAGACAGACCTAATCCTAACGGACATTATATCGATGGCCCTATGTTGGAGGAAGATGTTAAAAGTTTTGTGGGGATGCACCCTGTTCCTATTGTTTATGGCATGACAATTGGCGAGTATGCAAAAATGATCAATGGTGAAAAATGGTTAGAAAATGGGATCCAATGTGATTTAACAGTAGTGGCATTAAAAAATTATATGCATGATTCTGAATATGATTTACCAATAATCCCCTCTCCAAATCTTCCAAATGCAACCTCCATTAATCTATACCCAAGCTTATGTTTTTTCGAAGGAACGAATGTCAGTTGTGGACGAGGCACAGAAATGCAGTTTCAAATATTTGGCGCGCCTTTTTTGCCTGAACAATCTTTTGATTTTAGCTTTACTCCTCAACCAAATTTTGGAGCAAAAACACCTAAGTATCAAGGACAATTATGCTTTGGTAGGAATTTAACACAGACAAAAAAGTTAAGTGAAGTTAATTTAAGCTGGTTAATGGAGGCTTATAAATTAGCGCCTCAAAAAGAAATATTTTTTAATAAATTCTTTGCAAAATTAGCGGGAACTAAAAAATTACAGAAACAAATAGAAAACGATTTATCAATTGAAGAAATACGAGAAACTTGGCAGTCAGGATTAAATACATTTAGTAAGGTTAGAGAAAAGTATTTGTTATATAATTAA
- a CDS encoding FAD-binding and (Fe-S)-binding domain-containing protein produces MEISAVQNFKELSSVLEGDLFNDLLHRTIYATDASVYRKLPLGVAYPKNNQDLKILFDFASNNKIPLIPRAAGTSLAGQCVGDGLVVDISKHFTKIIGFDEKSKTVTIQPGVIRDELNNFLAPYNLFFGPNTSTSNRCMIGGMVGNNSSGTTSIKYGVTRDKVIELKTILSDGSEVVFNDLKSEDFLLKMIGDSLESNIYKTIYNELSNVENQLEIKREYPKSSIHRRNNGYAVDELLKSKLFGGNDSFINLSKLLTGSEGTLAFTTEIKLQLDELPPSKNIVVAGHFNSIQESMEAVVIAMKHDLYTCELMDKTILDCTKNNREQVKNRFFVEGDPKAILMFEICTDDEDESNMLANALIADLKTNKLGYAFPKLTGTEIHRALELRKAGLGLLGNIIGDNKAVACIEDTAVEVKDLPNYISEFSHMMKEFGQEAVYYAHAGAGELHLRPILNLKKQEDVVLFREITNKTAQLVKKYGGSFSGEHGDGIVRAEFIPKMIGEKNYALLKRIKQSFDPNNIFNRGKIIDPFPMDKNLRYEIDREEPAIETIQDFSDSLGILRAAEKCNGSGDCRKLPESGGTMCPSYRATKNEKDTTRARANALREFLTNSEKKNKFNHKELHNVFDLCISCKACASECPSNVDVATLKAEFLHQYYKENGVPFRSKIFANSVKLNKIGSLVPGLTNYILNANITKKVLGISPKRSIPKLSNSTFQKWHKKNKKRFTDVQNIKGEVFLFIDEFVNYYDVGVGKDSIELLTKLGYKVNITNHEESGRSAISKGVLNKAKKLADINVNFFKDHITEDKPLVGIEPSAILTFRDEYLRLATDKASAEKIAKNTFTIEEFLLREFKKNNILPNQFTKESRVLKIHGHCHQKALSSMEPTFKVLSVPENYKVTIINSGCCGMAGSFGYEKEHFDISMKIGEDTLFPKIRNINKDIVIVAAGTSCRHQIMDGTRKNSKHPVSILREALV; encoded by the coding sequence ATGGAAATCAGTGCAGTACAAAATTTTAAGGAATTATCAAGTGTTTTGGAAGGAGATCTTTTTAATGATTTACTGCACAGAACCATTTATGCTACAGATGCTTCAGTTTATAGAAAATTGCCTTTAGGCGTTGCTTATCCAAAAAATAATCAAGACCTAAAAATATTATTTGATTTTGCTTCAAATAACAAAATTCCTCTTATTCCCAGAGCGGCAGGTACTTCTTTGGCTGGTCAATGTGTGGGAGATGGTCTTGTTGTGGATATATCAAAACATTTCACAAAAATAATTGGTTTTGATGAAAAAAGTAAAACAGTCACCATCCAACCTGGAGTCATTAGAGATGAGTTAAATAATTTCCTGGCACCTTATAATCTTTTTTTTGGTCCCAATACCTCAACAAGCAATAGATGCATGATTGGGGGTATGGTAGGAAATAATTCTTCAGGAACTACCTCCATTAAATATGGTGTAACCAGAGATAAAGTAATAGAACTGAAAACTATTTTAAGTGATGGTTCTGAAGTTGTTTTTAATGATCTAAAAAGTGAAGATTTTTTGTTAAAAATGATTGGCGATTCATTAGAGAGCAATATCTATAAAACCATATACAACGAACTTAGTAATGTTGAAAATCAATTGGAAATCAAAAGGGAGTACCCAAAGAGTTCCATTCACAGAAGGAATAATGGTTACGCAGTTGATGAACTATTGAAATCAAAATTATTTGGAGGAAATGATTCGTTCATAAATTTATCCAAGCTATTAACTGGGAGTGAAGGGACGCTCGCATTCACAACTGAAATCAAATTACAATTAGATGAATTGCCACCTTCAAAAAACATCGTCGTTGCTGGTCATTTTAATAGTATTCAGGAAAGTATGGAGGCAGTAGTTATTGCTATGAAACACGATCTGTATACTTGTGAATTAATGGATAAAACCATTTTAGACTGCACTAAAAATAATAGAGAACAGGTTAAAAATAGGTTTTTTGTAGAAGGTGACCCAAAAGCCATCTTAATGTTTGAAATCTGTACAGATGATGAAGACGAATCTAACATGTTGGCTAATGCATTAATTGCAGATTTAAAAACAAACAAATTAGGCTATGCTTTTCCAAAACTAACAGGCACTGAAATACATCGGGCTTTAGAACTTCGTAAAGCAGGATTAGGTTTATTAGGAAATATTATAGGTGATAATAAAGCTGTTGCCTGCATTGAGGATACGGCTGTTGAAGTAAAGGATTTGCCAAATTATATATCTGAATTTTCTCATATGATGAAAGAATTTGGTCAAGAAGCTGTTTATTATGCCCATGCTGGTGCAGGCGAATTGCATTTACGCCCTATTCTTAATTTAAAAAAGCAAGAAGATGTTGTCCTGTTTAGAGAAATAACAAATAAGACGGCGCAACTGGTAAAAAAATATGGAGGGTCTTTTAGTGGAGAACATGGTGATGGTATTGTAAGAGCAGAATTTATTCCAAAAATGATAGGTGAGAAAAATTATGCCCTTCTAAAAAGAATAAAGCAGTCCTTTGACCCTAATAACATTTTTAATAGAGGTAAAATCATTGATCCATTTCCAATGGACAAAAATCTTCGATATGAAATTGATAGAGAAGAACCAGCAATTGAAACCATTCAAGACTTTTCAGATAGTTTAGGGATTTTAAGAGCTGCTGAAAAATGTAATGGCTCGGGTGATTGTAGAAAACTTCCCGAATCTGGCGGTACTATGTGTCCTAGTTATAGAGCAACAAAAAATGAAAAAGACACAACACGTGCCAGAGCAAATGCACTTAGAGAGTTTTTGACCAATTCTGAAAAGAAGAATAAATTCAATCATAAAGAGCTCCATAACGTATTCGACTTATGTATAAGCTGTAAAGCCTGTGCAAGTGAATGCCCAAGTAACGTTGATGTGGCCACTTTAAAAGCAGAATTTTTGCATCAATATTATAAAGAGAACGGTGTTCCATTTAGATCTAAAATATTTGCAAATAGTGTAAAATTAAACAAGATAGGAAGTCTTGTTCCTGGGCTTACCAATTATATATTGAATGCCAACATCACCAAGAAAGTATTGGGTATTTCACCAAAAAGAAGTATTCCAAAATTATCTAATTCAACGTTTCAAAAATGGCACAAAAAGAATAAAAAGAGATTTACAGATGTTCAAAATATAAAGGGTGAAGTATTTCTATTTATTGACGAATTTGTTAATTATTATGATGTTGGTGTTGGAAAAGATAGCATAGAGCTTTTAACAAAATTGGGCTACAAAGTGAATATAACCAACCATGAAGAAAGCGGCAGAAGTGCTATTTCTAAAGGGGTATTAAATAAGGCGAAAAAGCTTGCAGATATTAATGTCAATTTTTTTAAAGACCATATCACTGAAGATAAGCCATTAGTAGGAATAGAGCCTTCTGCTATATTAACATTTAGGGATGAGTATTTGAGATTAGCCACTGATAAGGCTTCTGCAGAAAAAATTGCAAAGAACACATTCACAATTGAAGAGTTTTTGTTACGAGAGTTCAAAAAGAACAATATTTTGCCCAACCAATTTACAAAGGAGTCAAGAGTTTTAAAAATACATGGCCATTGTCATCAAAAGGCTTTAAGCAGTATGGAACCCACATTTAAAGTATTGTCAGTTCCTGAAAATTATAAAGTAACGATTATTAATTCGGGGTGCTGTGGTATGGCAGGATCATTTGGTTATGAAAAAGAGCATTTTGATATAAGTATGAAAATTGGAGAAGATACTTTATTTCCAAAAATCAGGAATATAAATAAAGACATCGTTATTGTTGCTGCAGGGACTAGTTGCAGGCATCAAATAATGGATGGTACACGTAAAAATTCAAAACATCCAGTTAGTATTTTAAGAGAAGCTCTTGTGTAG
- a CDS encoding sugar MFS transporter — MNDKPKTPTTNNLVPISIIAGLFFIFGFVTWINGALIPFMKTINELTDAQSYLVASASYISFVVMAIPASYIITKVGYRKGMSLGLIIMAIGALVFIPAAEARTYWVFLSGIFIQGIGMTLLQTAANPYITILGPIESGAKRIAIMGIANKIAGALGSLIFGALLLSGIDDVKEKIGSATLEEKGVLLDTMADSVFMPYLVMAAVLLILGLLIRKAPLPHVEAAEVDEPVVGASTKTNIFQFPHLWLGVLALFVYVGAEVIAGDTIIAYGISLGFSAAKAKFFTTFTLMAMVATYALGVFLIPKYVKQGTALKVSAVLGIIFSFCILFTTGFTSIIFVASLGVANALVWPAIWPLTLEGLGKFTKTASALLIMAISGGAIIPPLYGRMVDANKHDLMVNGINEADALSSAATSSYWILIPCYTIILIFAVWGHKYKSWSRK; from the coding sequence ATGAATGATAAACCAAAAACACCAACAACCAATAATTTGGTTCCAATTAGCATAATTGCAGGACTATTTTTCATCTTCGGTTTTGTTACTTGGATTAATGGAGCTTTAATACCTTTCATGAAAACCATAAACGAATTGACAGACGCACAGTCTTATTTAGTAGCATCAGCGTCCTATATTTCGTTTGTAGTAATGGCAATTCCTGCTTCTTATATTATTACAAAGGTTGGATATAGAAAAGGAATGTCTTTAGGCTTGATTATTATGGCTATAGGCGCTTTGGTTTTTATTCCAGCAGCTGAAGCAAGAACCTATTGGGTGTTTTTATCAGGAATATTTATTCAAGGCATAGGAATGACCTTATTGCAAACGGCAGCGAATCCATACATTACCATTTTAGGGCCTATTGAAAGTGGTGCAAAACGTATTGCTATCATGGGGATAGCGAATAAAATTGCCGGTGCATTGGGATCACTAATTTTTGGTGCATTACTACTTTCGGGAATTGATGATGTTAAAGAAAAAATTGGAAGTGCGACATTAGAAGAAAAGGGTGTTCTTTTGGACACCATGGCGGACAGTGTTTTTATGCCTTATCTGGTTATGGCTGCTGTGCTATTGATTTTAGGATTGTTAATTAGAAAAGCGCCCTTACCACACGTTGAAGCAGCAGAAGTTGATGAACCAGTAGTAGGTGCTAGCACTAAAACAAACATTTTTCAATTTCCACATTTATGGCTAGGTGTTTTAGCATTGTTTGTATATGTAGGCGCAGAAGTTATTGCAGGAGATACTATTATTGCATATGGAATCTCACTTGGGTTTTCGGCCGCTAAGGCAAAATTCTTTACCACGTTTACATTAATGGCTATGGTAGCAACTTATGCTTTAGGAGTGTTTTTAATTCCTAAGTATGTCAAACAAGGAACAGCCTTAAAGGTTAGTGCGGTTTTAGGAATTATTTTTAGTTTTTGCATTTTGTTTACCACAGGATTTACGTCAATAATATTCGTTGCATCCTTGGGCGTTGCAAATGCATTGGTATGGCCAGCAATTTGGCCTTTAACCTTGGAAGGATTAGGAAAATTTACTAAAACTGCTTCTGCTTTGTTGATAATGGCGATATCAGGAGGCGCTATTATACCACCACTATACGGAAGGATGGTAGATGCCAACAAGCATGATCTTATGGTTAATGGAATAAATGAGGCTGATGCTTTGTCGTCAGCAGCTACAAGCAGTTATTGGATTTTAATCCCCTGTTATACCATCATTCTAATTTTTGCTGTATGGGGGCATAAATACAAAAGTTGGTCAAGAAAATAA
- the nagB gene encoding glucosamine-6-phosphate deaminase, whose amino-acid sequence MLKSNIDKATGFEKRFENIGTVVFENSTTASKAVAKEIASLIKVKQSQKQPCILGLATGSSPKGLYAELVRLHKEEGLSFKNVISFNLDEYYPMEPDSVNSYVRFMKEQLFNHVDILPENYHVPDGLLSKEAIADYCDQYEAKIEALGGIDLQVLGIGGNGHIGFNESGSLQNSKTRLVALDHITRVAASGDFSGLENTPRTAITLGVKKIMEAKRVILLAWGERKSNIIKASTEGEVTSRVPASYLQEHHNATFVLDQAAASKLTRIDSPWLVEKIVWTDKSIRKAVLSLALHLKKPILMLTDADYIENGMSDLLADAGPAYDINIKIFNKLQNTITGWPGGKPNADDSKRPERAEPAKKRVLIFSPHPDDDIISMGGTFKRLHEQGHEVHVGYQTSGNIAVTDDEALRFASFVCDYNDKFGIKSEEAEDIYKKAVTFLKNKKSSEIDSKEVRFIKGLIRKGEARATCHFIGIPDEQIHFMELPFYETGAIKKNPVGIADVKITSDLIEKIKPHQIYAAGDLADPHDTHKVCLDAVFAAVKELKPKKFMKDCWVWLYRGAWQEWGIDEIDMAVPMGPDQVLEKRKGIFKHQSQKDGVVFQGTDSREFWQRAEDRNRETADLYDELGLSHYAAMEAFVRWEY is encoded by the coding sequence ATGTTAAAAAGTAATATAGATAAAGCAACAGGTTTCGAAAAACGATTTGAAAACATAGGTACCGTAGTTTTCGAAAATTCAACTACCGCCTCTAAAGCCGTCGCCAAAGAAATAGCATCCCTTATCAAGGTTAAACAATCTCAAAAGCAGCCTTGTATATTGGGGTTAGCAACAGGAAGTTCTCCAAAAGGTTTGTATGCCGAATTGGTACGCCTGCATAAAGAAGAAGGCTTGAGCTTTAAAAACGTAATATCATTCAATTTGGATGAATACTACCCTATGGAGCCAGATTCTGTAAATAGTTATGTTCGTTTCATGAAAGAGCAATTATTCAACCATGTAGATATATTACCAGAAAACTATCATGTTCCAGATGGTCTATTATCCAAAGAGGCCATTGCTGATTATTGTGACCAATATGAGGCCAAGATTGAAGCATTGGGTGGTATTGATTTACAGGTTTTGGGTATTGGAGGCAATGGTCATATCGGGTTTAATGAGTCGGGCTCGCTTCAAAATTCAAAAACACGTTTGGTCGCTTTGGATCATATAACGAGAGTGGCGGCCAGCGGTGATTTTTCAGGTCTGGAAAATACACCCAGAACAGCCATCACTTTAGGAGTTAAAAAAATTATGGAGGCTAAAAGAGTAATTCTTTTGGCTTGGGGAGAAAGAAAATCTAACATCATTAAAGCTTCGACAGAAGGCGAGGTCACTAGTCGTGTGCCGGCATCTTACTTGCAGGAACATCACAATGCCACCTTTGTTTTAGATCAAGCAGCAGCTTCAAAATTAACACGAATAGATTCGCCTTGGTTAGTTGAAAAAATTGTTTGGACAGACAAATCCATTAGAAAAGCAGTACTAAGTTTAGCGCTTCATCTAAAAAAACCCATTTTAATGCTAACGGATGCCGATTACATTGAAAACGGTATGAGCGACCTATTGGCAGATGCTGGTCCAGCATATGATATCAACATCAAAATATTCAACAAACTTCAAAATACCATTACAGGCTGGCCGGGAGGTAAACCCAATGCCGATGACAGCAAACGTCCAGAACGTGCAGAGCCCGCAAAGAAGCGTGTACTTATTTTTAGCCCACATCCAGATGATGATATCATTAGCATGGGAGGTACCTTTAAGAGGTTGCATGAACAAGGTCATGAAGTACATGTAGGGTATCAAACCTCTGGAAATATAGCTGTGACCGATGATGAAGCATTACGTTTTGCAAGTTTTGTGTGTGATTATAATGATAAGTTCGGGATAAAGAGCGAAGAAGCCGAAGACATATATAAAAAAGCAGTCACTTTTCTAAAAAATAAAAAATCCAGTGAAATTGATTCTAAAGAAGTACGATTTATAAAGGGCTTGATTAGAAAAGGGGAGGCAAGAGCCACCTGCCATTTTATAGGCATTCCAGATGAACAGATCCATTTTATGGAATTGCCTTTTTATGAAACGGGCGCCATAAAAAAGAATCCCGTAGGGATAGCGGATGTGAAAATAACTTCAGATTTAATAGAGAAAATTAAACCACATCAAATATATGCGGCAGGCGATTTAGCAGACCCACACGATACGCATAAAGTATGTTTGGATGCTGTTTTTGCAGCAGTAAAAGAACTAAAGCCTAAAAAGTTCATGAAAGATTGTTGGGTTTGGTTGTACCGAGGCGCATGGCAAGAATGGGGAATAGATGAGATAGACATGGCAGTACCTATGGGTCCAGACCAAGTTCTGGAAAAGCGAAAAGGTATTTTTAAGCACCAATCACAAAAAGACGGTGTTGTCTTCCAAGGAACGGATAGCAGAGAGTTCTGGCAACGTGCAGAAGACAGAAACAGAGAAACCGCTGATCTATACGATGAATTAGGATTATCACATTATGCGGCTATGGAAGCTTTCGTGAGATGGGAGTATTAA
- a CDS encoding ribose-phosphate pyrophosphokinase — protein sequence MPNVNTDAKIFSCGQSQVLAQKIALAYGTHLGNVITSTYSDGEFQPSYEESIRGTRIFIIGSTNPGAENLMEMLLMIDAAKRASARHITAVLPYFGWARQDRKDKPRVPIAAKLVAKMLETAGATRIITMDLHADQIQGFFEKPVDHLYASTIFLPYLKSLNLDNLTIASPDMGGSKRAYAYSKALGSDVVICYKQRAKANVISHMELIGDVTGKNVVLVDDMVDTAGTLTKAADLMMERGALSVRAICTHPLLSGDAYEKLKNSKLEELIVTDSIPVTQESDKIRVLSCADLFADVMDKVHHNKSISSQFVM from the coding sequence ATGCCAAATGTTAATACAGATGCAAAAATATTTTCTTGCGGACAGAGTCAAGTACTTGCTCAGAAAATTGCATTGGCTTATGGTACACATTTAGGTAATGTTATAACATCGACCTATAGTGATGGTGAGTTTCAACCTTCTTACGAAGAGTCAATTCGAGGAACTCGAATTTTCATCATAGGTTCAACCAACCCAGGTGCAGAAAACCTTATGGAAATGTTATTGATGATAGATGCTGCAAAACGCGCATCTGCAAGACATATTACAGCTGTTTTACCCTATTTTGGTTGGGCTAGACAAGATAGAAAAGATAAACCCAGAGTACCCATTGCTGCAAAATTAGTAGCTAAAATGTTGGAAACAGCAGGTGCTACGAGGATTATCACTATGGATCTACATGCCGACCAAATTCAAGGATTTTTTGAAAAGCCTGTAGACCACTTGTATGCATCCACTATTTTTCTGCCGTACTTAAAAAGTCTAAACTTAGATAATTTAACTATTGCGTCACCAGATATGGGTGGATCAAAACGAGCGTATGCTTATTCTAAAGCTTTAGGTTCAGATGTGGTTATCTGTTATAAGCAACGTGCCAAGGCTAATGTGATTTCGCATATGGAACTTATTGGAGATGTTACTGGTAAAAATGTGGTATTGGTAGATGATATGGTGGACACCGCAGGAACACTAACCAAAGCAGCGGATTTAATGATGGAAAGAGGCGCACTTAGCGTGAGAGCTATTTGTACACACCCTTTATTATCTGGGGATGCCTATGAAAAATTAAAAAACTCAAAACTGGAAGAGCTTATAGTAACCGACTCTATTCCTGTAACACAGGAAAGTGATAAAATTAGAGTCTTAAGTTGTGCAGATTTATTTGCAGATGTTATGGACAAAGTGCATCACAATAAATCAATAAGCTCACAATTTGTAATGTAG
- a CDS encoding 50S ribosomal protein L25/general stress protein Ctc: MKSITIDGSQRESVGKKATKALRNAGQVPCVLYGGDKPVHFSANELAFSKLVYTPNAHTVVIALDNGETLNAVLQDIQFHPVTDRILHVDFYQLFEDKEIALNIPVNLVGNSRGVKNGGVLRRNNRKLRIKALPANLPDFIEIDITPLKVGDKVAVGDLPREDYTFLHTDNTVVCQIKTARTAIVDEEDEEEGVEGAEGATEAGDVPATETDDVAAVKE; encoded by the coding sequence ATGAAATCAATTACAATCGACGGATCTCAAAGAGAAAGCGTGGGCAAGAAAGCAACAAAAGCCTTACGTAATGCTGGTCAGGTTCCTTGCGTATTATACGGAGGAGATAAGCCAGTTCACTTTTCAGCAAACGAATTAGCATTCTCAAAACTTGTATACACGCCTAATGCGCATACAGTTGTGATTGCTTTAGACAATGGTGAAACATTAAATGCCGTATTACAGGACATTCAATTTCACCCAGTAACAGACAGAATTTTACACGTAGATTTTTATCAATTATTTGAAGATAAAGAAATTGCGTTAAATATCCCTGTTAATCTTGTAGGAAACTCAAGAGGGGTTAAAAATGGTGGTGTTTTAAGAAGAAACAACAGAAAATTACGTATTAAGGCGCTTCCGGCAAACTTGCCAGATTTTATCGAAATAGATATTACGCCTTTGAAAGTAGGTGATAAAGTAGCAGTTGGCGATTTACCACGTGAAGACTATACGTTCTTACATACTGACAACACAGTAGTTTGTCAAATCAAAACAGCAAGAACAGCTATTGTTGATGAAGAAGATGAAGAAGAAGGTGTTGAAGGAGCTGAAGGAGCAACAGAAGCAGGAGATGTTCCAGCAACTGAAACGGATGATGTCGCAGCAGTAAAAGAATAA
- the pth gene encoding aminoacyl-tRNA hydrolase produces the protein MCGFLRYLFKKKRYIEETDAMKKFLIVGLGNIGAQYHNTRHNIGFKILDHFASLEDLNFETQKLGDIATYKLKGRTFIFLKPSTFMNLSGKAVLYWLQKENIPLENLLIVTDDLNLPFGNIRLKTKGSDGGHNGLKDIQDKLNTTKYNRFRFGISDAFSTGRQVDYVLGDWTNDENSKLKERLDLSCDLIKSFALSGVNNTMNTFNGK, from the coding sequence ATGTGCGGGTTTTTACGCTATTTATTTAAGAAGAAACGGTATATAGAAGAAACAGATGCTATGAAAAAATTTTTAATTGTTGGTTTAGGAAATATTGGTGCTCAATATCATAATACACGGCATAATATAGGTTTTAAGATTTTAGACCATTTTGCATCTTTAGAAGATTTAAATTTTGAAACCCAAAAACTTGGTGATATAGCGACCTATAAACTAAAAGGAAGAACGTTTATATTTTTAAAGCCAAGTACATTTATGAATTTAAGTGGAAAGGCCGTTTTGTACTGGTTACAAAAAGAAAATATACCATTAGAAAATTTACTTATCGTTACAGACGACCTTAATCTCCCATTCGGAAATATTAGACTTAAAACAAAAGGAAGTGATGGTGGCCATAACGGTTTAAAAGATATTCAAGACAAATTGAACACCACCAAATACAACAGATTCCGCTTCGGGATTAGTGATGCCTTTAGTACAGGACGCCAAGTGGATTATGTTTTAGGAGATTGGACAAATGATGAGAATAGCAAGCTAAAAGAACGTCTTGACCTCTCCTGTGATCTTATAAAATCTTTTGCACTTTCCGGTGTCAATAATACTATGAATACTTTTAACGGAAAGTAA